A genomic stretch from Patagioenas fasciata isolate bPatFas1 chromosome 8, bPatFas1.hap1, whole genome shotgun sequence includes:
- the XPNPEP1 gene encoding xaa-Pro aminopeptidase 1 isoform X1 has translation MSPKITTELLKQLRQVMKSPKYVQEPVQAYIVPSGDAHQSEYIAPCDCRRAFISGFDGSAGTAIVTEQHAAMWTDGRYFLQAAHQMDNNWTLMKMGLKDTPTQEDWLVSVLPEGSKVGVDPFIIPADQWKRMSKALRSAGHDLVPVKENLIDTIWTDCPQRPCKPLITLDLSYTGVSWRDKIVALRSKMAERKVLWFVVTALDEVAWLFNLRGSDVEYNPVFFAYAVIGMNTIRLFIDGDRMMDPVVREHLQLDSNLEPEFKIQVMPYGSILSELQAVGADLSPKEKVWLSDKASYALTEAIPKAYQYLTPYTPICIAKAVKNASETEGMRRAHIKDAVALCELFNWLEKEVPKGTVTEIIAADKAEEFRSQQKDFVELSFATISSTGPNGAIIHYKPVPETNRTLSVNEIYLLDSGAQYKDGTTDVTRTMHFGTPSAYEKECFTYVLKGHIAVSAAIFPNGTKGHLLDSFARSALWDCGLDYLHGTGHGVGSFLNVHEGPCGISYKTFADEPLEAGMIVSDEPGYYEDGSFGIRIENVVLVIPAETKYNFKNRGSLTFEPLTLVPIQTKMIDVNLLTQKECDWVNNYHQKCREVIGAELERQGRHEAFRWLIRETEPLARVQ, from the exons AGTGAGTACATTGCACCCTGTGATTGCAGACGGGCATTCATCTCTGGATTTGATGGCTCTGCAGGTAC TGCCATAGTGACTGAGCAGCATGCAGCCATGTGGACAGATGGACGCTACTTCCTGCAGGCTGCACATCAAATGGATAACAACTGGACACTCATGAAAATGG gTCTGAAAGACACACCAACTCAAGAGGATTGGCTAGTGAGTGTCCTCCCAGAAGGCTCGAAGGTGGGAGTGGACCCTTTCATTATTCCAGCTG ATCAGTGGAAGAGGATGTCCAAAGCCTTGAGAAGTGCTGGCCATGACCTTGTGCCTGTCAAAGAAAACCTGATTGATACAATCTGGACAGACTGTCCTCAGCGCCCCTGCAAACCTCTCATCACACTCGACCTGAGTTACACAG GGGTCAGCTGGAGAGACAAAATTGTAGCCCTCCGTTCAAAAATGGCTGAGAGGAAAGTCCTGTGGTTTGTGGTAACAGCCTTGGATGAAGTAGCGT GGCTTTTCAACCTCCGAGGCTCTGATGTTGAGTACAATCCTGTGTTTTTTGCATACGCCGTCATAGGAATGAACACAATCAG GCTGTTCATCGATGGTGACCGGATGATGGATCCAGTTGTCAGGGAGCACTTACAGCTCGACTCCAATCTGGAGCCTGAGTTTAAAATCCAGGTGATGCCCTATGGATCTATCCTGTCAGAGCTGCAGGCTGTTGGCGCAGACCTCTCACCCAAGGAAAAAGTGTGGCTCAGTGACAAAGCCAGCTATGCTCTGACCGAGGCCATTCCCAAG GCTTACCAGTACCTCACCCCATATACTCCCATCTGTATTGCAAAAGCTGTGAAGAATGCATCGGAAACAGAAGGCATGAGAAGAGCACAT ATTAAAGATGCTGTTGCCCTGTGTGAGCTCTTTAACTGGCTGGAGAAAGAG GTTCCAAAGGGAACAGTAACAGAAATAATTGCTGCAGACAAAGCAGAGGAGTTTCGCAG TCAACAGAAAGACTTTGTTGAATTGAGTTTTGCTACCATATCAAGCACAGGTCCAAATGGAGCCATCATTCACTACAA GCCAGTTCCTGAGACCAACAGAACGCTGTCTGTCAACGAGATCTACCTCCTGGACTCGGGAGCGCAGTACAA AGATGGTACAACAGATGTGACCAGGACAATGCATTTTGGCACACCATCAGCCTATGAGAAG GAATGCTTCACCTATGTCCTGAAGGGACATATAGCTGTGAGTGCAGCCATCTTCCCAAATGGAACCAAAG GTCACCTTCTAGATTCCTTTGCCCGCTCTGCCTTGTGGGACTGTGGTTTGGATTACCTGCATGGGACAGGACATGGAGTTGGCTCTTTCCTAAATGTACATGAGGGTCCTTGCGGCATTAGCTACAAAACCTTTGCAGACGAGCCCTTGGAGGCTGGCATGATTGTCTCTGATG AGCCTGGGTATTATGAAGATGGGTCCTTTGGCATCCGAATAGAAAATGTCGTCCTCGTGATCCCTGCCGAAACCAAG TACAATTTTAAAAACAGAGGGAGCCTGACTTTTGAACCCTTAACCCTGGTTCCAATTCAGACAAAAATGATTGATGTTAATTTGCTGACACAGAAAGAG tgTGACTGGGTGAACAACTACCATCAGAAGTGCAGGGAAGTCATCGGAGCAGAACTGGAGAGGCAAGGCCGGCATGAAGCTTTTCGGTGGCTCATACGGGAGACGGAGCCTCTCGCCAGAGTTCAGTAG
- the XPNPEP1 gene encoding xaa-Pro aminopeptidase 1 isoform X3 — protein MSKALRSAGHDLVPVKENLIDTIWTDCPQRPCKPLITLDLSYTGVSWRDKIVALRSKMAERKVLWFVVTALDEVAWLFNLRGSDVEYNPVFFAYAVIGMNTIRLFIDGDRMMDPVVREHLQLDSNLEPEFKIQVMPYGSILSELQAVGADLSPKEKVWLSDKASYALTEAIPKAYQYLTPYTPICIAKAVKNASETEGMRRAHIKDAVALCELFNWLEKEVPKGTVTEIIAADKAEEFRSQQKDFVELSFATISSTGPNGAIIHYKPVPETNRTLSVNEIYLLDSGAQYKDGTTDVTRTMHFGTPSAYEKECFTYVLKGHIAVSAAIFPNGTKGHLLDSFARSALWDCGLDYLHGTGHGVGSFLNVHEGPCGISYKTFADEPLEAGMIVSDEPGYYEDGSFGIRIENVVLVIPAETKYNFKNRGSLTFEPLTLVPIQTKMIDVNLLTQKECDWVNNYHQKCREVIGAELERQGRHEAFRWLIRETEPLARVQ, from the exons ATGTCCAAAGCCTTGAGAAGTGCTGGCCATGACCTTGTGCCTGTCAAAGAAAACCTGATTGATACAATCTGGACAGACTGTCCTCAGCGCCCCTGCAAACCTCTCATCACACTCGACCTGAGTTACACAG GGGTCAGCTGGAGAGACAAAATTGTAGCCCTCCGTTCAAAAATGGCTGAGAGGAAAGTCCTGTGGTTTGTGGTAACAGCCTTGGATGAAGTAGCGT GGCTTTTCAACCTCCGAGGCTCTGATGTTGAGTACAATCCTGTGTTTTTTGCATACGCCGTCATAGGAATGAACACAATCAG GCTGTTCATCGATGGTGACCGGATGATGGATCCAGTTGTCAGGGAGCACTTACAGCTCGACTCCAATCTGGAGCCTGAGTTTAAAATCCAGGTGATGCCCTATGGATCTATCCTGTCAGAGCTGCAGGCTGTTGGCGCAGACCTCTCACCCAAGGAAAAAGTGTGGCTCAGTGACAAAGCCAGCTATGCTCTGACCGAGGCCATTCCCAAG GCTTACCAGTACCTCACCCCATATACTCCCATCTGTATTGCAAAAGCTGTGAAGAATGCATCGGAAACAGAAGGCATGAGAAGAGCACAT ATTAAAGATGCTGTTGCCCTGTGTGAGCTCTTTAACTGGCTGGAGAAAGAG GTTCCAAAGGGAACAGTAACAGAAATAATTGCTGCAGACAAAGCAGAGGAGTTTCGCAG TCAACAGAAAGACTTTGTTGAATTGAGTTTTGCTACCATATCAAGCACAGGTCCAAATGGAGCCATCATTCACTACAA GCCAGTTCCTGAGACCAACAGAACGCTGTCTGTCAACGAGATCTACCTCCTGGACTCGGGAGCGCAGTACAA AGATGGTACAACAGATGTGACCAGGACAATGCATTTTGGCACACCATCAGCCTATGAGAAG GAATGCTTCACCTATGTCCTGAAGGGACATATAGCTGTGAGTGCAGCCATCTTCCCAAATGGAACCAAAG GTCACCTTCTAGATTCCTTTGCCCGCTCTGCCTTGTGGGACTGTGGTTTGGATTACCTGCATGGGACAGGACATGGAGTTGGCTCTTTCCTAAATGTACATGAGGGTCCTTGCGGCATTAGCTACAAAACCTTTGCAGACGAGCCCTTGGAGGCTGGCATGATTGTCTCTGATG AGCCTGGGTATTATGAAGATGGGTCCTTTGGCATCCGAATAGAAAATGTCGTCCTCGTGATCCCTGCCGAAACCAAG TACAATTTTAAAAACAGAGGGAGCCTGACTTTTGAACCCTTAACCCTGGTTCCAATTCAGACAAAAATGATTGATGTTAATTTGCTGACACAGAAAGAG tgTGACTGGGTGAACAACTACCATCAGAAGTGCAGGGAAGTCATCGGAGCAGAACTGGAGAGGCAAGGCCGGCATGAAGCTTTTCGGTGGCTCATACGGGAGACGGAGCCTCTCGCCAGAGTTCAGTAG
- the XPNPEP1 gene encoding xaa-Pro aminopeptidase 1 isoform X2 — protein MSPKITTELLKQLRQVMKSPKYVQEPVQAYIVPSGDAHQSEYIAPCDCRRAFISGFDGSAGTAIVTEQHAAMWTDGRYFLQAAHQMDNNWTLMKMGLKDTPTQEDWLVSVLPEGSKVGVDPFIIPADQWKRMSKALRSAGHDLVPVKENLIDTIWTDCPQRPCKPLITLDLSYTGVSWRDKIVALRSKMAERKVLWFVVTALDEVAWLFNLRGSDVEYNPVFFAYAVIGMNTIRLFIDGDRMMDPVVREHLQLDSNLEPEFKIQVMPYGSILSELQAVGADLSPKEKVWLSDKASYALTEAIPKAYQYLTPYTPICIAKAVKNASETEGMRRAHIKDAVALCELFNWLEKEVPKGTVTEIIAADKAEEFRSQQKDFVELSFATISSTGPNGAIIHYKPVPETNRTLSVNEIYLLDSGAQYKDGTTDVTRTMHFGTPSAYEKECFTYVLKGHIAVSAAIFPNGTKGHLLDSFARSALWDCGLDYLHGTGHGVGSFLNVHEGPCGISYKTFADEPLEAGMIVSDEPGYYEDGSFGIRIENVVLVIPAETKVNDLFKMHLAS, from the exons AGTGAGTACATTGCACCCTGTGATTGCAGACGGGCATTCATCTCTGGATTTGATGGCTCTGCAGGTAC TGCCATAGTGACTGAGCAGCATGCAGCCATGTGGACAGATGGACGCTACTTCCTGCAGGCTGCACATCAAATGGATAACAACTGGACACTCATGAAAATGG gTCTGAAAGACACACCAACTCAAGAGGATTGGCTAGTGAGTGTCCTCCCAGAAGGCTCGAAGGTGGGAGTGGACCCTTTCATTATTCCAGCTG ATCAGTGGAAGAGGATGTCCAAAGCCTTGAGAAGTGCTGGCCATGACCTTGTGCCTGTCAAAGAAAACCTGATTGATACAATCTGGACAGACTGTCCTCAGCGCCCCTGCAAACCTCTCATCACACTCGACCTGAGTTACACAG GGGTCAGCTGGAGAGACAAAATTGTAGCCCTCCGTTCAAAAATGGCTGAGAGGAAAGTCCTGTGGTTTGTGGTAACAGCCTTGGATGAAGTAGCGT GGCTTTTCAACCTCCGAGGCTCTGATGTTGAGTACAATCCTGTGTTTTTTGCATACGCCGTCATAGGAATGAACACAATCAG GCTGTTCATCGATGGTGACCGGATGATGGATCCAGTTGTCAGGGAGCACTTACAGCTCGACTCCAATCTGGAGCCTGAGTTTAAAATCCAGGTGATGCCCTATGGATCTATCCTGTCAGAGCTGCAGGCTGTTGGCGCAGACCTCTCACCCAAGGAAAAAGTGTGGCTCAGTGACAAAGCCAGCTATGCTCTGACCGAGGCCATTCCCAAG GCTTACCAGTACCTCACCCCATATACTCCCATCTGTATTGCAAAAGCTGTGAAGAATGCATCGGAAACAGAAGGCATGAGAAGAGCACAT ATTAAAGATGCTGTTGCCCTGTGTGAGCTCTTTAACTGGCTGGAGAAAGAG GTTCCAAAGGGAACAGTAACAGAAATAATTGCTGCAGACAAAGCAGAGGAGTTTCGCAG TCAACAGAAAGACTTTGTTGAATTGAGTTTTGCTACCATATCAAGCACAGGTCCAAATGGAGCCATCATTCACTACAA GCCAGTTCCTGAGACCAACAGAACGCTGTCTGTCAACGAGATCTACCTCCTGGACTCGGGAGCGCAGTACAA AGATGGTACAACAGATGTGACCAGGACAATGCATTTTGGCACACCATCAGCCTATGAGAAG GAATGCTTCACCTATGTCCTGAAGGGACATATAGCTGTGAGTGCAGCCATCTTCCCAAATGGAACCAAAG GTCACCTTCTAGATTCCTTTGCCCGCTCTGCCTTGTGGGACTGTGGTTTGGATTACCTGCATGGGACAGGACATGGAGTTGGCTCTTTCCTAAATGTACATGAGGGTCCTTGCGGCATTAGCTACAAAACCTTTGCAGACGAGCCCTTGGAGGCTGGCATGATTGTCTCTGATG AGCCTGGGTATTATGAAGATGGGTCCTTTGGCATCCGAATAGAAAATGTCGTCCTCGTGATCCCTGCCGAAACCAAGGTGAATGACCTGTTCAAGATGCACCTTGCTTCATGA